The following are encoded in a window of Dehalococcoidia bacterium genomic DNA:
- a CDS encoding M15 family peptidase: MTLSQKQQRFALMVCELIAWAHANGYELTFGEAYRTEEQQKLYVKSGYSKTMESKHLDRLAVDFNLFIGGQYVTDAAAYRPLGERWEKLGGRWGGRFGVKLEEYAVKVGWDANHFEYGDGVDRTHPLTGGGL, translated from the coding sequence GTGACCCTTTCTCAAAAACAGCAGCGTTTTGCCCTAATGGTATGTGAGCTCATAGCTTGGGCGCACGCCAACGGATATGAATTGACCTTCGGCGAGGCGTACCGGACAGAGGAGCAGCAGAAGCTTTATGTCAAGTCCGGCTACTCCAAAACGATGGAATCGAAGCACCTGGACAGGCTTGCTGTGGATTTCAACCTGTTCATTGGCGGTCAGTATGTTACCGATGCGGCGGCCTACAGACCACTCGGGGAGCGGTGGGAAAAGCTCGGCGGCAGGTGGGGCGGCCGGTTCGGCGTAAAGCTCGAGGAGTACGCGGTCAAGGTTGGATGGGACGCGAATCACTTCGAGTACGGTGATGGGGTAGACCGGACGCACCCGTTGACAGGAGGAGGGCTTTAA